In Dehalococcoidia bacterium, a genomic segment contains:
- the rbsK gene encoding ribokinase translates to MNASRSPVVVVLGGINMDLVATSERMPNLGETIFGTSFHTAPGGKGANQAVAAARLGAEVRMVGRVGDDQFGPTLLEGMRSEGIDVSGVAVDPDNPSGVALILLDEQAENMIVAVYGANLACDDAQVAAVDDALDGADVLLLQLETPLDVALSAVALAKEWGATVVWDPAPALKMGHEAYRLCDVLTPNQAEVEFLTGIAVTDPTSAEGAAKVLVEQGVRAAVVTLGSGGAFFLTRDESGLVPPFNVDAIDSVAAGDAFAAGLGIALAEGESLAGAVKFGSAAGALAVTKSGAQEAMPYRAEVDALIARS, encoded by the coding sequence GCCACGTCCGAGCGTATGCCCAACCTTGGTGAAACAATCTTTGGGACTTCCTTTCACACCGCGCCCGGTGGGAAGGGTGCCAACCAAGCCGTCGCGGCTGCCCGCCTCGGCGCAGAGGTGCGCATGGTGGGCCGTGTCGGCGACGACCAGTTCGGGCCTACATTGCTCGAAGGAATGCGATCTGAGGGCATTGATGTCTCTGGCGTCGCGGTTGATCCTGACAATCCTTCAGGTGTCGCCCTCATCCTGCTGGACGAGCAGGCTGAGAACATGATAGTGGCCGTCTATGGAGCCAACCTGGCGTGTGACGATGCGCAGGTAGCTGCAGTCGATGACGCGCTCGACGGCGCAGATGTACTTCTGCTGCAGCTTGAGACACCGCTTGACGTTGCGTTGAGTGCGGTGGCACTCGCGAAAGAGTGGGGAGCGACTGTCGTCTGGGACCCGGCTCCTGCGCTCAAAATGGGTCATGAAGCCTATCGCCTCTGCGATGTGCTGACTCCAAACCAGGCTGAGGTCGAGTTTCTGACTGGCATAGCCGTTACCGATCCAACTTCGGCAGAGGGTGCTGCTAAGGTCCTTGTTGAGCAGGGGGTTCGGGCAGCGGTCGTAACACTGGGCTCAGGTGGGGCTTTCTTCCTGACTCGTGACGAGAGTGGGCTCGTTCCACCGTTCAACGTCGATGCCATCGACTCAGTAGCGGCCGGAGACGCCTTCGCCGCCGGACTTGGGATTGCTCTGGCAGAGGGTGAATCCCTTGCGGGCGCAGTGAAGTTCGGGTCAGCAGCCGGCGCTCTTGCCGTCACCAAGAGCGGGGCGCAGGAGGCTATGCCGTACAGGGCCGAAGTGGATGCGTTGATCGCGCGTTCCTGA
- a CDS encoding glycosyltransferase family 39 protein, giving the protein MGRFGSFFSAGDDTPSGVTDLSRRSSTIVLTVILLAALALRLYGLNWDEGFGWTPHPDERAILFKVIEIELPPLSDLSVLLDAEQSPWNPGWFPYGSFPLYLIKLVEILFSDLPVIGFDDLRVPARAVSALADVVTILVTYLIGRAIWSRMTGLLAAGLVAFSVIHIQLSHFFAVDTLMALFATATLFFLLRVVLWGRYTDSAFAGLCIGLALATKISVAPILAAYVVAHFIYVTGLVPLESRRNIAFFDRLSAGTKAGTIGLGVMIGALLLAQPYALLDWRQFYADFAEQSEMVRRIRDYPYTRQYIDTTPYLYHGQQLARWGLGLPLGAVAVVGTLYAALKGLRTWFAVPYLVIGLVLPAGILILSSSMLATLLASAIAVGAIVATVPVRSLDTRLNAVLLSWAIPYFLIVGAFDVKFMRYMLPITPVLVLFGAMMAVDVWSWGRSRQPALKFSLGVVAALAVAATAFYGVSYSGIYSEVHPAVLASEWIQSNVPRGSVILKEHWEEGLPGLYEYEIEELPIYEYDLPSKFSRMSDLLSEGDYIVQYSNRLYGTVSRLSDRYPVSREFYSQLFRGELGYTLEAHFTSYPNLLGIGFVDETFERPDLPPPGDLSEARPYPVSINLGYADESFSVYDHPKVLVFRNVERLDADEIMRRIEDGSGGYPVVDPLALPDPPAAGRQLMLTPDEAADRQAGGTWSEIVDTGGVAEQAPALLWIVVVEVIALSSAPLAFVVFRPFVDRGWLMSKALGLLIVGLGIWLLASLELMAFNRTTAFAVLIVFAAINAVLLIANRAAIADFLKRRWKTVAVAELIFLAAFIAFVAIRMANPDLWHPYRGGEKPMDMAYLNAVMKSVHMPPYDPWFSGGYLNYYYWGQFLVSTLIHLTGIIPDVAVNLAVPTFFAMTAALSYSVVHALVSWVRSSRGEPAGLSPVIAGLVGLVFVTVIGNLDGAIQIAQSAWKALMQGLPVGEFDFWRSSRMMPPDPPGHEITEFPFFTFLFADPHAHLWVLPFTLLCIGLSASVVLGLARNGSLRNVWSPGHVLALVLLGVSVGALRLLNTWDYPTYLLFAFAAIGLAEYLTQGGISGGVIFRTAAKSVFVLAVGFAAFLPFHMTNETFFLGVEQTTNQTTLWQFLAILGLFAYVIGSYLIWELRGALAIAWNGVLRGSGSLSRALAVDAVLDSASVSGLNVHIGPALVLTAVSGALLLGFLLTALLSGSGWGTVVVVGVLLTLIATVGLRALASRSHEAPAVAFVALLLGTAFAIVIGLDFVRVEGDIERMNSVFKFYMQVWVLIALGSAYLAWRMTGSLFGLTTQGLKLRRTWVVGLVVLVVCSAVFTVLGTQDRLRDRFDSDRVPLTLDGLAYVPGTTYLDREGAIDLESDLEGVHWLRENVQGSPVILEANTPLYRWGGRVSIHTGLPSVVGWRWHQQQQRWGYRNQVDIRIRDVDRIYSTTNVLEAVDLLTQYGVKYVYVGQVERLYYPDRGIAKFEGDLSQHLTPVFHTDDVTIYEFNG; this is encoded by the coding sequence ATGGGCCGGTTTGGCTCTTTCTTTTCCGCTGGTGATGACACTCCGTCAGGGGTAACAGACCTAAGCCGCCGAAGCTCGACCATTGTCCTAACCGTAATTCTCTTGGCCGCACTCGCCCTTCGGCTGTACGGACTGAACTGGGACGAGGGGTTTGGATGGACACCCCATCCAGACGAGCGGGCGATTCTCTTCAAGGTCATCGAGATCGAGCTGCCCCCTCTGAGCGATCTCTCGGTGCTGCTGGACGCGGAGCAGAGTCCGTGGAATCCTGGCTGGTTCCCTTACGGCAGTTTCCCTCTCTATCTCATCAAGCTTGTCGAGATACTCTTTAGCGATCTGCCTGTGATCGGGTTTGACGACCTCAGGGTTCCCGCACGCGCTGTCTCTGCCCTGGCAGACGTCGTGACGATCCTGGTCACATACCTGATTGGAAGGGCGATCTGGTCACGCATGACCGGCCTTCTGGCAGCCGGGCTTGTCGCCTTCTCAGTCATCCACATTCAGCTCAGCCACTTCTTCGCCGTCGACACGCTCATGGCGCTGTTCGCCACGGCCACACTTTTCTTCCTGCTGAGAGTCGTGCTGTGGGGCCGGTACACCGACTCCGCGTTTGCCGGACTGTGCATAGGCCTCGCCCTAGCAACCAAGATAAGCGTAGCCCCGATCCTGGCCGCGTATGTCGTTGCCCACTTCATCTACGTGACCGGACTTGTTCCCCTTGAATCGCGCCGAAATATAGCCTTCTTTGACAGATTATCCGCTGGCACTAAGGCGGGGACAATCGGACTGGGCGTGATGATTGGCGCACTCCTGTTGGCCCAGCCCTATGCCCTCTTGGACTGGAGGCAGTTCTACGCTGATTTCGCCGAGCAGTCCGAGATGGTCCGCAGAATTCGGGACTATCCGTACACCCGCCAGTACATCGACACCACGCCTTATCTGTACCACGGTCAGCAGCTCGCGCGCTGGGGTCTGGGTCTGCCCCTCGGTGCAGTGGCTGTCGTGGGGACTCTCTACGCGGCGCTCAAGGGTCTCAGGACATGGTTTGCGGTTCCCTATCTCGTGATTGGCCTCGTTTTGCCGGCCGGGATTCTCATCCTGTCGAGCAGCATGTTGGCGACCCTGCTGGCTTCGGCCATAGCGGTCGGGGCAATCGTCGCCACAGTGCCAGTCCGGTCTCTGGACACGAGACTGAACGCTGTGCTTCTGTCGTGGGCGATCCCGTACTTCCTGATAGTCGGAGCATTCGACGTGAAGTTCATGCGTTACATGCTTCCGATTACACCTGTGCTCGTCCTGTTCGGAGCCATGATGGCTGTGGATGTCTGGTCATGGGGCAGGAGCAGACAGCCTGCTTTGAAGTTTTCGCTGGGAGTCGTTGCTGCGCTGGCCGTCGCTGCCACTGCGTTCTACGGAGTCTCATACAGCGGCATCTATTCCGAGGTACACCCGGCGGTTCTGGCATCCGAGTGGATCCAGTCGAACGTTCCCCGAGGCTCGGTCATTCTCAAGGAGCACTGGGAGGAGGGCCTGCCCGGACTCTACGAGTACGAAATCGAAGAGTTACCCATATACGAGTACGACCTCCCCTCGAAGTTCAGCCGCATGAGTGACCTGCTGTCGGAAGGGGACTACATAGTCCAATACAGCAATAGACTGTACGGGACGGTCTCCCGGTTGTCTGACAGGTACCCGGTTAGCAGGGAGTTCTACAGTCAACTCTTTAGAGGCGAACTCGGCTACACACTGGAGGCCCACTTCACGTCGTATCCGAACCTGCTCGGGATTGGCTTCGTAGATGAGACCTTCGAGCGGCCCGATCTGCCGCCCCCGGGCGACCTGTCTGAAGCACGACCATACCCTGTTTCGATAAATCTCGGCTATGCCGACGAGAGCTTCTCAGTCTACGACCATCCCAAGGTGCTGGTCTTCCGCAACGTGGAGCGGCTCGACGCCGATGAGATCATGCGTCGGATAGAGGATGGCTCTGGCGGCTACCCGGTGGTCGACCCGCTTGCGCTACCGGACCCACCTGCTGCTGGCAGGCAACTGATGCTGACCCCGGATGAGGCAGCTGACCGCCAGGCAGGCGGGACGTGGAGTGAAATCGTCGACACCGGCGGGGTCGCTGAACAAGCCCCCGCGCTGCTCTGGATTGTCGTCGTCGAGGTGATTGCGCTGTCGTCAGCGCCGCTGGCATTCGTTGTCTTCAGGCCATTTGTAGACCGGGGCTGGCTGATGTCCAAGGCCCTGGGGCTGCTGATCGTCGGACTTGGAATATGGCTGCTCGCGAGCCTCGAGTTGATGGCATTCAACAGGACGACCGCCTTCGCGGTCCTGATAGTCTTTGCCGCAATTAACGCCGTGCTGCTCATCGCCAATCGCGCTGCGATCGCCGACTTTCTGAAGAGGCGTTGGAAGACAGTTGCAGTCGCCGAACTGATATTCCTCGCGGCGTTCATAGCCTTCGTCGCCATCCGAATGGCGAATCCAGACCTGTGGCACCCGTACAGGGGCGGTGAGAAGCCGATGGACATGGCCTACCTGAACGCCGTGATGAAGTCGGTCCACATGCCGCCCTACGATCCGTGGTTCTCAGGTGGATACCTCAACTACTACTACTGGGGGCAGTTCCTCGTATCCACTCTGATTCACCTAACCGGCATCATCCCTGACGTCGCTGTGAACCTCGCGGTGCCGACCTTCTTTGCCATGACCGCCGCGCTTTCGTATTCAGTCGTCCATGCGCTTGTCTCGTGGGTCCGAAGTTCCAGGGGTGAGCCTGCCGGTCTGTCACCCGTGATTGCAGGACTGGTCGGGCTTGTGTTCGTCACAGTCATTGGCAACCTGGACGGTGCGATCCAGATCGCGCAATCAGCGTGGAAGGCACTGATGCAGGGGCTTCCAGTGGGCGAGTTCGACTTCTGGCGCTCCAGTCGCATGATGCCTCCCGACCCTCCAGGTCACGAGATCACCGAGTTCCCGTTCTTCACTTTCCTCTTTGCCGATCCGCACGCCCACCTGTGGGTGCTGCCGTTCACGCTGCTATGCATCGGATTGTCCGCGTCAGTGGTGCTAGGACTGGCGCGCAATGGCTCGCTGCGAAACGTATGGAGCCCCGGACACGTTCTAGCGCTGGTCCTATTGGGTGTATCAGTTGGTGCTCTCAGGCTCCTGAACACCTGGGATTACCCAACGTATCTTCTGTTCGCATTCGCGGCAATTGGGCTCGCAGAGTACCTCACGCAGGGTGGCATATCTGGCGGCGTGATCTTTAGGACTGCTGCCAAATCGGTGTTCGTACTGGCAGTTGGTTTCGCAGCCTTCCTGCCGTTCCACATGACCAACGAGACATTCTTCCTTGGTGTCGAACAGACGACAAACCAGACTACGCTGTGGCAGTTCCTGGCGATCTTGGGACTGTTCGCGTACGTGATCGGGTCGTATTTGATCTGGGAGCTCCGAGGCGCTTTAGCGATCGCGTGGAACGGAGTCCTGCGTGGTTCGGGCTCGCTCTCCCGTGCCCTGGCGGTGGATGCAGTTCTGGACTCTGCTTCGGTGTCAGGACTGAATGTGCACATCGGTCCCGCCCTCGTTCTCACTGCCGTTTCAGGCGCCCTGCTGCTGGGATTCCTGCTGACCGCGCTCCTCTCCGGCTCTGGCTGGGGAACCGTGGTCGTCGTGGGGGTGCTGCTCACCCTGATCGCTACCGTAGGCCTAAGGGCTCTCGCCAGCCGGAGTCATGAGGCACCGGCAGTTGCCTTCGTCGCACTCCTGCTAGGCACCGCTTTCGCTATCGTCATCGGGCTCGACTTCGTGAGGGTCGAGGGCGACATCGAAAGGATGAACAGCGTGTTCAAGTTCTACATGCAGGTGTGGGTACTCATCGCCTTGGGATCTGCGTATCTCGCATGGCGTATGACCGGGTCTCTTTTCGGCCTGACAACTCAGGGCCTGAAACTCCGCCGTACATGGGTGGTTGGTCTTGTGGTACTGGTAGTCTGCTCCGCCGTGTTCACGGTTCTGGGCACGCAAGACAGGCTTCGGGATCGATTCGACTCTGACCGGGTCCCACTGACACTCGATGGACTGGCCTACGTACCCGGTACGACATACCTGGACCGTGAGGGGGCAATAGATCTGGAGTCAGATCTCGAAGGTGTTCACTGGCTGAGAGAGAACGTACAGGGATCACCGGTCATTCTTGAAGCAAACACACCGCTGTATCGATGGGGCGGGAGAGTTTCGATTCATACCGGACTTCCCAGCGTTGTCGGGTGGCGCTGGCATCAGCAGCAGCAGCGGTGGGGATATCGCAATCAAGTCGACATAAGAATTCGCGACGTGGACCGGATTTACTCGACCACAAACGTGTTGGAAGCGGTTGACCTGCTCACGCAATACGGTGTGAAGTACGTCTACGTGGGCCAGGTCGAGCGGCTGTACTACCCGGACCGAGGCATCGCCAAGTTCGAGGGCGACCTGAGTCAGCATCTGACTCCG